Proteins encoded by one window of Paenibacillus sp. DCT19:
- a CDS encoding phosphotransferase enzyme family protein, whose amino-acid sequence MHLVNQDILSQAAIAFGINPISLEFVSNSTNEVYKYINNNQMYYLRLSEKSIEYEMSIQAEVHWVRFLAMNGIRVSLPLLTVEGSLTAVCRDHEKCYIATVFEGVSGKFFDSDPQAWDSPLFKQWGATMGHMHKLTSSLYEPMDSQHTRVKWSTLDIDNPHLHKGNYAVLVNKLRAIEQELMSLPTNPEAYGLIHYDFHPYNFLIEHGEINVFDFDDSLYGWYAMDIGVAATHAVWWGSDHSEWRSKNEFSKHFLTAFLEGYLEQNNLDDQWIKRIPLFMEYRNISSFFWWLKDWDGDEGKLSESQNNAITDAVARIQSNQTFDGCDLEL is encoded by the coding sequence ATGCATTTGGTCAATCAAGACATACTATCTCAAGCGGCAATAGCTTTTGGAATTAACCCTATTTCATTGGAGTTTGTGAGTAATTCAACGAACGAAGTCTATAAATACATTAACAATAATCAGATGTACTATCTACGATTATCCGAAAAATCCATTGAATACGAGATGAGCATTCAGGCTGAAGTTCACTGGGTTCGTTTCTTGGCTATGAACGGTATTCGTGTTTCTTTACCTCTATTAACAGTAGAAGGAAGCTTGACGGCCGTATGTAGAGATCATGAGAAATGTTATATTGCTACTGTGTTTGAAGGAGTTTCGGGGAAGTTTTTTGATTCAGATCCACAAGCATGGGACTCACCCTTATTTAAACAATGGGGTGCGACAATGGGACATATGCACAAGTTAACTAGCTCATTATACGAGCCTATGGATTCACAACATACGAGAGTGAAGTGGAGCACGCTAGACATTGATAACCCGCATTTACATAAAGGCAACTACGCTGTGCTTGTAAATAAACTTAGAGCAATTGAGCAGGAATTGATGTCGTTACCTACAAACCCTGAAGCATATGGGCTAATCCATTATGACTTTCATCCTTATAATTTTCTAATTGAACATGGAGAAATCAATGTATTTGATTTTGATGATTCATTGTACGGTTGGTACGCGATGGATATTGGTGTAGCAGCTACACACGCTGTATGGTGGGGTTCAGATCATTCAGAGTGGCGTTCCAAGAACGAATTCTCCAAGCATTTCTTAACTGCGTTTCTAGAAGGTTATCTGGAGCAGAATAATCTAGATGATCAATGGATTAAGAGGATTCCTTTATTCATGGAATATCGGAATATCAGTTCTTTCTTCTGGTGGCTGAAGGATTGGGATGGGGATGAAGGAAAACTGAGTGAGTCTCAGAATAATGCAATTACTGACGCAGTTGCGCGGATTCAGTCGAATCAAACATTTGATGGGTGCGATTTAGAGTTATGA
- a CDS encoding DNA topology modulation protein: MNRILVIGSGGSGKSTLSKKLGNILNLPVIHLDAFFWNPNWVPKPNDEWDQVIEEFTNQDQWIMDGNYSRTMNTRMERADVIIFLDMPRLLCCYRIIKRRLMYHNKSRPDMNEGCNEKLDWEFVKWVWNYKKRSGMNVLKKLEHMQGDKQVIILNTRKQVDEFIGRVENDRGIQITM; this comes from the coding sequence ATGAATCGAATATTGGTGATTGGATCAGGTGGATCTGGTAAATCAACGCTTTCCAAAAAGTTGGGTAACATTCTTAATCTGCCTGTTATTCATTTAGATGCTTTCTTCTGGAATCCAAACTGGGTTCCTAAACCTAATGATGAGTGGGATCAGGTGATTGAAGAGTTTACAAACCAAGATCAATGGATCATGGACGGTAACTATTCAAGGACAATGAATACTAGGATGGAGAGAGCCGATGTCATTATCTTTTTGGATATGCCAAGGCTCTTATGCTGTTATCGAATTATCAAGCGGCGCTTGATGTACCATAACAAGAGTAGACCCGATATGAATGAAGGATGTAATGAAAAGTTGGATTGGGAATTCGTGAAATGGGTCTGGAATTATAAGAAAAGAAGTGGAATGAACGTTCTGAAGAAGCTCGAACATATGCAGGGAGATAAACAAGTCATTATTTTAAATACTAGAAAACAAGTAGATGAATTTATAGGCAGAGTAGAGAATGATAGAGGAATACAGATAACAATGTGA
- a CDS encoding VOC family protein — translation MILGLYEAHLPISDKNRSIDFYSKLGLELAWEDEDTAFFWIEKEKSWLGLWEGEEHRLPYHPSIRHIAFRVSYEELKHSITWLKTIGVEPVPFGRRSSVEPFVRANQGNASVYFNDPDGNSLELMCFVPVPEKFKSITDKLSFEQWEAMIREEEQ, via the coding sequence ATGATTCTAGGACTGTATGAAGCTCATTTACCGATAAGTGATAAAAATAGATCGATCGATTTTTATTCAAAACTAGGACTGGAGCTTGCCTGGGAAGATGAAGATACGGCCTTTTTCTGGATTGAGAAAGAGAAGAGCTGGTTAGGTCTGTGGGAAGGGGAAGAACATCGGCTTCCATATCATCCTTCGATCAGACATATTGCATTCAGAGTAAGTTATGAGGAACTGAAACATAGTATAACTTGGCTCAAAACGATTGGTGTTGAACCCGTTCCTTTTGGGCGAAGAAGTTCAGTTGAACCTTTTGTACGTGCAAATCAAGGGAATGCTTCCGTATACTTTAACGATCCTGATGGGAATAGTCTTGAGTTGATGTGTTTTGTGCCTGTTCCTGAAAAGTTCAAATCTATAACAGATAAACTATCATTTGAACAATGGGAAGCTATGATCCGGGAGGAAGAACAATGA
- a CDS encoding GNAT family N-acetyltransferase — translation MTMFPFQVNESILINIIQPKDRDELYSLIDENRAHLRKWLLWVDKRKSPSDLDSVIAMWAQNVEKRNGFDAGIWYNHKLVGMIGLHYIDWKNKETSIGYLLSESVEGRGIISTSIKALLGYFFTEFKLNRVIIQCAETNLRSRAIPERIGFVKEGISREAQWLYNHYENIVTYSMLSSEWNK, via the coding sequence ATGACCATGTTTCCTTTTCAAGTTAATGAATCAATCTTAATTAATATAATTCAACCTAAAGATCGAGATGAATTGTACTCATTAATTGATGAAAATAGAGCACATCTTCGAAAATGGCTATTGTGGGTCGATAAACGAAAGTCTCCATCCGACTTAGATTCTGTTATAGCGATGTGGGCACAAAATGTTGAAAAGAGAAACGGATTTGATGCAGGAATATGGTACAACCATAAGTTGGTTGGAATGATCGGGCTACACTACATTGATTGGAAGAACAAAGAAACAAGCATTGGGTATCTTTTATCGGAGTCAGTCGAAGGTCGTGGAATTATATCAACATCGATCAAGGCATTGTTGGGTTATTTTTTTACTGAATTCAAGTTAAATCGCGTCATCATTCAATGTGCAGAAACGAATCTAAGAAGTCGAGCTATTCCAGAACGTATTGGTTTTGTAAAGGAAGGCATTTCAAGAGAAGCTCAGTGGTTATACAATCATTATGAGAACATTGTGACTTATAGTATGCTATCGAGTGAATGGAATAAGTAA